From a single Lolium rigidum isolate FL_2022 chromosome 7, APGP_CSIRO_Lrig_0.1, whole genome shotgun sequence genomic region:
- the LOC124679295 gene encoding FCS-Like Zinc finger 2-like — MAASVASSFFFDDEPAGERGMAAMDACALCAKPLAREKDIFMYRGDTPFCSDECRHKQMRDDAVCERHAARRLRPYSSVPESHRGQRESGEVSVGS, encoded by the coding sequence ATGGCGGCATCTGTAGCAAGCTCTTTCTtcttcgacgacgagccggccggcgaGCGCGGCATGGCCGCCATGGACGCGTGCGCGCTCTGCGCCAAGCCGCTGGCGCGCGAGAAGGACATCTTCATGTACAGAGGGGACACCCCCTTCTGCAGCGACGAGTGCCGCCACAAGCAGATGCGGGACGACGCCGTCTGCGAGAGGCACGCTGCCCGGCGGCTGCGGCCGTACTCGTCCGTGCCGGAGTCCCATCGTGGGCAGCGAGAGTCCGGGGAGGTGTCCGTCGGGAGCTGA